A window from Halococcus salifodinae DSM 8989 encodes these proteins:
- a CDS encoding potassium channel family protein gives MTRAVGYEPRSVKQLLAEMKDIAELMIDLSYSAVLLRSDAVAEAVLDLEAEMDVLQLRTRMSLLMAARSTDDAEALAPVLGIVGATEKISDATGDIAKVVVEDIGLPPAIRAALPAAVETLVRARVAPDARFADAALGEIDLESETGVRAIAIRRAGEWLMNPDRETHLRPDDAVFFRGPEEGIAGVYRSTTGEHYAPPDAPEPSIADLDRAMDSVVLMKNMSELGVDLAYGAVLFDSEDLAREVVSLEAEVDQLQSRFEAWTLQAAAKVDDPVSLRGLVHLARSTEVISDAAVEISEGVLRGLGSHPVIAEAVKESDEVIVRLTVAPDSDLDGATLGGRMVRTETGMGVIAVRRTTHEAVTVESVTDESVTEVRDDWIVSPGPDTELAAGDVLLAKGPQTAAERLRTLAGAMS, from the coding sequence ATGACACGGGCGGTCGGGTACGAGCCGCGGAGCGTCAAACAGCTCCTCGCGGAGATGAAAGACATCGCAGAGCTGATGATCGACCTCTCGTACTCCGCCGTCCTGCTGCGGAGCGATGCGGTCGCGGAGGCCGTCCTCGACCTCGAAGCCGAGATGGACGTGCTCCAGCTCCGGACCCGGATGAGCCTGCTGATGGCCGCCCGGAGCACCGACGATGCGGAGGCGCTCGCACCGGTGCTCGGGATCGTGGGGGCGACCGAGAAGATCAGCGACGCGACCGGCGACATCGCGAAGGTCGTCGTCGAGGACATCGGACTGCCGCCCGCGATACGCGCCGCGCTCCCCGCAGCGGTCGAGACGCTGGTTCGCGCCCGCGTCGCCCCCGACGCGCGCTTCGCCGACGCAGCCCTCGGCGAGATCGATCTCGAAAGCGAGACCGGCGTGCGCGCGATCGCGATCCGGCGTGCGGGCGAGTGGCTGATGAACCCCGACCGCGAGACGCACCTCCGCCCGGACGACGCCGTGTTCTTCCGCGGTCCCGAAGAGGGGATCGCGGGCGTCTATCGGAGCACCACCGGCGAGCATTACGCGCCGCCGGACGCCCCCGAGCCCAGTATCGCCGACCTCGATCGCGCGATGGATTCGGTGGTGTTGATGAAAAACATGAGCGAGCTCGGTGTCGATCTCGCCTACGGCGCGGTGCTGTTCGACAGCGAGGACCTCGCGCGCGAGGTGGTGAGTTTGGAGGCCGAGGTCGACCAACTCCAATCGCGCTTCGAGGCGTGGACGCTGCAAGCGGCCGCGAAGGTCGACGATCCGGTGTCGCTCCGTGGGCTCGTCCACCTCGCCAGGAGCACTGAGGTCATCTCGGACGCAGCGGTCGAGATCAGCGAGGGCGTGCTTCGGGGGCTCGGCTCGCATCCGGTGATCGCGGAGGCCGTCAAGGAGTCCGACGAGGTCATCGTCCGGCTGACCGTCGCGCCCGACAGCGATCTCGACGGCGCGACACTCGGCGGCCGGATGGTTCGGACCGAGACCGGCATGGGCGTGATCGCGGTCCGGCGGACGACCCATGAGGCCGTTACTGTCGAATCAGTGACCGACGAGTCGGTGACCGAAGTGCGGGACGACTGGATCGTTTCGCCCGGGCCGGACACCGAACTCGCCGCCGGCGACGTGCTGCTCGCGAAGGGGCCGCAGACGGCGGCCGAACGACTCCGGACGCTCGCCGGCGCGATGTCGTAA
- a CDS encoding DUF7536 family protein: protein MSNDAPERPPTAEFAAALSVPRNAKIGLAAGVAVAVLAYAYRVLELAGPAADTRGSPLLFVVLAVTLAFGSAALVTVTLTLISAYRLAREQ, encoded by the coding sequence GTGTCGAACGACGCTCCGGAACGCCCGCCGACCGCGGAGTTCGCCGCGGCGCTGTCGGTCCCGCGCAACGCGAAGATCGGGCTCGCGGCCGGCGTCGCGGTCGCGGTCCTCGCCTACGCCTATCGCGTGCTCGAACTCGCGGGGCCAGCGGCCGACACGCGCGGCTCGCCGCTGCTCTTTGTCGTCCTCGCCGTGACGCTCGCGTTCGGCAGCGCGGCGCTCGTGACGGTGACCCTGACGCTGATATCCGCCTACCGACTCGCCCGCGAGCAATAG
- a CDS encoding succinylglutamate desuccinylase/aspartoacylase family protein codes for MTSLGTASAAPGEIDTGRLSVGETRDGSPLGLPVCVVNGAADGDTLYIQAASDGDELNGVGVVRSLVPQLDPDDLAGTVLVVGIVNLHAFQVAEHRNPIDDTKLNRAFPGDEHGSSSERIAAAAFEAATGADLVLDLHQGSTSRMIHETRVRCGPRHHLHSECLELAKTFDCGHILDQKGPDGQLARAAPDEGVPTIDPELGGAVGLDEESVAIGVEGIFNVLTAYGFLDGDVDPGDQVRATGFEQYGAPAGGLVDFAPDLGEHVEQGDRLFHVTDAFGTVQAETTADVDGVFWRTRRLPQVATGEYVCSVGTDIDRF; via the coding sequence ATGACGAGCCTCGGAACCGCGAGCGCGGCTCCCGGTGAGATCGACACCGGGCGGCTGTCGGTCGGCGAGACCCGCGATGGGAGCCCGCTGGGACTGCCGGTCTGTGTCGTCAACGGCGCAGCCGACGGCGACACCCTCTACATCCAGGCCGCGAGCGACGGCGACGAACTCAACGGCGTCGGCGTCGTGCGCTCGCTGGTTCCACAGCTCGATCCTGACGACCTCGCTGGAACGGTTCTGGTCGTCGGGATCGTCAACCTCCACGCCTTCCAGGTGGCCGAACACCGCAACCCGATCGACGATACCAAGCTCAATCGGGCCTTTCCGGGCGACGAGCACGGCTCCTCCTCCGAACGCATCGCCGCCGCCGCCTTCGAGGCCGCCACCGGCGCGGATCTCGTGCTCGATCTCCACCAGGGCTCGACGAGTCGGATGATCCACGAGACCCGCGTGCGGTGTGGCCCGCGCCACCACCTCCACAGCGAGTGTCTCGAACTCGCCAAAACATTCGATTGCGGCCACATCTTGGACCAGAAGGGCCCCGACGGCCAGCTCGCCCGCGCCGCCCCCGATGAGGGCGTTCCGACGATCGATCCCGAGCTCGGCGGTGCGGTCGGGCTCGACGAAGAGAGCGTCGCGATCGGCGTTGAAGGGATCTTCAACGTGCTCACCGCGTACGGGTTCCTCGATGGCGACGTCGATCCCGGCGATCAGGTCCGTGCGACCGGGTTCGAGCAGTACGGCGCGCCCGCCGGCGGCCTCGTCGATTTCGCACCCGATCTCGGCGAGCACGTCGAACAGGGCGACCGGCTCTTCCACGTCACCGATGCGTTCGGCACGGTGCAAGCCGAGACCACCGCCGACGTCGACGGCGTGTTCTGGCGGACCCGCCGACTCCCACAGGTCGCCACCGGCGAGTACGTCTGCTCGGTCGGGACCGATATCGATCGCTTCTAG
- a CDS encoding pyridoxal-phosphate dependent enzyme, with protein sequence MPTDLRCPVCGNSYADHWRCECDHPLDFATQPLPDGPAPAFADLDTRDGLWAFADFLPIERAADLGAGWTPIVDSEGRLPAESRPSAGDAPEWNATFKLEYVSPTGSFKDRGAATTIARAIECGADRVIEDSSGNAGTAIATYAARAGLDSEIYVPADAKAAKLRAIERTGADVVRVEGTRAAVTTAAIENVENDAGWYASHAWNPAFFAGTATFALELAAQCDWQVPDAIVSPLGHGTLFLGAYRGFRALHEAGWTDEMPRLLGAQAAGYAPIVDRLDGHTDPDDPNDLADGIQIRDPVRIEAICESIQATDGDAIAIDAETTREEHERLGRAGFDVEPTCAVAPAALHEYRERGVVDDTDHVVVPLTGAGSNA encoded by the coding sequence ATGCCCACCGACCTCCGCTGTCCTGTCTGCGGAAACAGCTACGCCGACCACTGGCGCTGCGAGTGCGATCACCCGCTCGATTTCGCCACCCAGCCACTGCCGGACGGCCCCGCGCCCGCGTTCGCCGATCTCGACACCCGCGACGGACTCTGGGCGTTCGCGGACTTCCTCCCGATCGAACGGGCGGCCGATCTCGGCGCGGGCTGGACGCCGATCGTCGATAGCGAGGGACGCCTTCCCGCGGAAAGCCGGCCATCGGCCGGCGATGCGCCCGAGTGGAACGCGACCTTCAAACTCGAATACGTCTCGCCGACGGGGAGCTTCAAGGATCGCGGCGCGGCGACGACGATCGCGCGCGCGATCGAGTGCGGGGCCGACCGCGTGATCGAGGACTCTTCGGGCAACGCCGGAACCGCGATCGCGACCTACGCTGCCCGCGCGGGCCTCGACAGCGAGATCTACGTACCGGCCGACGCGAAGGCCGCGAAGCTCCGAGCGATCGAGCGCACGGGGGCCGACGTCGTGCGAGTGGAGGGCACCAGAGCGGCCGTCACAACGGCCGCGATCGAGAACGTCGAGAACGATGCGGGCTGGTACGCGAGCCATGCGTGGAACCCTGCCTTCTTCGCCGGCACCGCGACGTTCGCGCTCGAACTCGCCGCCCAGTGCGACTGGCAGGTGCCGGACGCGATCGTCTCCCCGCTCGGCCACGGTACCCTCTTTCTGGGGGCGTACCGGGGCTTTCGCGCGCTTCACGAGGCCGGCTGGACGGACGAGATGCCGCGACTGCTCGGCGCCCAGGCCGCCGGCTACGCACCCATCGTCGACAGACTCGACGGCCACACCGACCCCGACGACCCGAACGATCTCGCCGACGGCATCCAGATCCGCGACCCTGTCCGGATCGAGGCGATCTGCGAGTCGATCCAGGCCACCGATGGCGACGCCATCGCGATCGACGCCGAGACCACCCGTGAGGAACACGAGCGGCTCGGCCGAGCGGGCTTCGATGTCGAGCCGACGTGTGCGGTCGCGCCGGCCGCGCTCCACGAGTACCGCGAGCGCGGAGTCGTGGACGACACCGATCACGTGGTCGTTCCGCTGACGGGGGCGGGATCGAACGCGTGA
- a CDS encoding sugar phosphate isomerase/epimerase family protein, with translation MNAIRRGFVTQLGMEYEKAFEHADALGLDYVELMMDGAHERSALADEADRVRALADERGLDLAVHLPFRLDIASPFQHVREGALRELLAAIETAIECGAEKGVVHASTDAWPPAWEHDLLHENLLSSIHDLDTFGRDRDFELCVENVAGEFFPAERFPRLFEATDASMTLDTGHARMNGMDATAMADFLDEHGDRVGHLHLNDTRMPKDEHLPFGAGTIDFDRVFEPLRNGWTGTLSLEVFTNDWGYIETSVDRLDELL, from the coding sequence ATGAACGCGATCCGCCGGGGGTTCGTCACTCAGCTCGGGATGGAGTATGAAAAAGCGTTCGAGCATGCCGACGCGCTCGGGCTCGACTATGTGGAACTGATGATGGACGGTGCGCACGAGCGCAGTGCGCTCGCCGACGAGGCCGATCGAGTGCGCGCGCTCGCGGACGAACGGGGGCTCGATCTCGCGGTACATCTCCCCTTCCGGCTCGACATCGCCTCGCCGTTTCAGCACGTCCGCGAGGGCGCGCTCCGCGAACTCCTCGCGGCGATCGAGACCGCCATCGAATGCGGGGCGGAGAAAGGTGTCGTTCACGCGAGCACCGACGCGTGGCCGCCGGCGTGGGAGCACGACCTCCTCCACGAAAACCTCCTTTCGTCGATCCACGACCTCGACACGTTCGGTCGCGACCGCGACTTCGAACTCTGCGTCGAGAACGTCGCCGGCGAGTTCTTTCCCGCCGAGCGGTTCCCGCGACTGTTCGAGGCAACCGACGCGAGCATGACCCTCGACACCGGCCACGCGCGGATGAACGGAATGGACGCAACGGCAATGGCCGACTTTCTCGACGAACACGGCGATCGGGTTGGCCACCTCCATCTGAACGACACTCGCATGCCGAAGGACGAACATCTCCCGTTCGGCGCGGGCACCATCGATTTCGACCGGGTGTTCGAGCCACTCCGGAACGGCTGGACCGGCACGCTCTCGCTCGAAGTGTTCACCAACGACTGGGGCTATATCGAAACCAGCGTCGATCGGCTCGACGAGCTGCTGTGA
- a CDS encoding tRNA(Ile)(2)-agmatinylcytidine synthase has protein sequence MTVIGIDDTDSRERGMCTTYLAARVAARVRGEDGAVERQVLVRLNPAIEHKTRGNAALAIHTDLDAERGLTIAREAVETLAATDGPRTNPGVVVAPDEAVSEKVVEFARRAVRERLTIDEARRLIETAGYRHADWKEARGLIGALAAVGSWAAFDEWTHEHIAYREAHRRGTPREVDHESVFAAADWGYPAAWDTVDRDEGSSVCVPHAPGPILYGIRGDDPEVVRGVADRIESEPIERTGVFVTNQGTDAHLREGSVGELRDGRAYRVSVTVATPPETRRGGHVFVGLEDGDASLACAAFEPTKRFRDRVRALRVGDRLTVCGEVSDGTLKLEKFAVRDLVTTEPAVPSCPDCERSMKSAGRDQGYRCRDCGTSQDGKIERTIERDLELGWYEVPPCARRHIAKPLVRGGFDAPIHPER, from the coding sequence GTGACCGTCATCGGTATCGACGACACCGACTCGCGCGAGCGGGGGATGTGTACGACGTATCTCGCCGCGCGAGTGGCGGCACGCGTCCGCGGGGAGGATGGTGCCGTCGAGCGCCAGGTACTCGTCCGACTGAACCCCGCGATCGAGCACAAGACGCGAGGGAACGCAGCGCTCGCGATTCATACCGACCTCGACGCCGAGCGTGGGCTCACCATCGCCCGCGAGGCGGTCGAGACGCTGGCGGCAACCGACGGCCCCCGAACGAATCCGGGTGTCGTGGTCGCGCCCGACGAAGCGGTGTCGGAGAAGGTCGTCGAGTTCGCCCGTCGGGCCGTCCGCGAGCGCCTCACGATCGACGAGGCGCGTCGGCTGATCGAGACTGCCGGGTATCGCCACGCCGACTGGAAGGAAGCGAGAGGGCTGATCGGCGCGCTCGCCGCGGTTGGGTCGTGGGCGGCGTTCGACGAGTGGACCCACGAGCACATCGCGTACCGCGAGGCCCACCGGCGAGGCACGCCGCGCGAGGTCGATCACGAGTCGGTGTTCGCGGCCGCCGACTGGGGGTATCCGGCGGCGTGGGACACCGTCGACCGCGACGAGGGGAGTTCGGTGTGCGTGCCCCACGCTCCCGGACCGATTCTCTACGGTATCCGAGGCGACGATCCCGAGGTCGTGCGCGGCGTCGCCGACCGGATCGAGAGCGAACCGATCGAGCGAACAGGTGTATTCGTCACGAATCAGGGGACCGACGCCCACCTCCGCGAGGGAAGCGTGGGCGAACTCCGCGACGGGCGGGCCTACCGTGTTTCGGTAACGGTCGCGACGCCGCCCGAGACTCGGCGGGGCGGACACGTCTTCGTCGGTCTCGAAGACGGTGACGCGTCGCTCGCGTGTGCCGCGTTCGAACCGACGAAACGGTTCCGGGATCGCGTGCGCGCGCTCCGGGTCGGGGATCGCCTCACCGTCTGTGGCGAGGTCTCGGACGGAACCCTGAAACTCGAGAAGTTCGCCGTCCGTGATCTCGTGACGACCGAACCCGCGGTACCGTCGTGTCCGGACTGCGAGCGGTCGATGAAGAGTGCTGGCCGCGACCAGGGGTATCGGTGTCGGGACTGCGGGACCAGTCAGGATGGAAAGATCGAGCGCACGATCGAGCGCGATCTCGAACTCGGCTGGTACGAGGTGCCGCCGTGTGCGCGCCGCCACATCGCCAAACCCCTCGTCAGGGGTGGGTTCGACGCACCGATCCATCCCGAGCGGTGA